Proteins encoded in a region of the Flavobacteriaceae bacterium HL-DH10 genome:
- the kdsA gene encoding 3-deoxy-8-phosphooctulonate synthase, whose protein sequence is MTLQDIPKIKHTKSNNFFLLCGPCAIEGEDMALRIAEKVVSITNKLEIPYIFKGSFKKANRSRIDSFTGIGDEKALKILKKVSDTFDIPTVTDIHEISDAHLAAQYVDVLQIPAFLVRQTDLVVAAAKTGKVVNLKKGQFMSPEAMKHAVQKVKDAGSNKAWITDRGTMFGYQDMIVDFRGIPTMRQYAPTVLDVTHSLQQPNQSAGVTGGRPDMIETIARAGIVNHVDGLFIETHFDPANAKSDGANMLHLDNLEQLLSNLVAIRKTINSL, encoded by the coding sequence ATGACTCTTCAAGACATTCCTAAAATAAAACACACCAAATCTAATAATTTTTTCTTGCTTTGTGGACCATGTGCTATTGAAGGTGAAGATATGGCTTTACGAATTGCAGAAAAAGTAGTTTCTATTACTAATAAATTAGAAATTCCATACATTTTTAAAGGCAGTTTTAAAAAAGCAAACCGTAGTAGAATAGATAGTTTTACAGGAATAGGAGATGAAAAAGCTTTAAAAATCCTAAAAAAGGTCTCTGATACTTTTGACATCCCTACAGTTACCGATATTCATGAAATATCTGATGCACATTTAGCAGCACAATACGTTGATGTTTTACAAATTCCGGCATTTCTAGTACGTCAAACCGATTTGGTGGTTGCCGCTGCTAAAACAGGTAAAGTAGTAAACTTAAAAAAAGGACAATTTATGAGTCCGGAAGCTATGAAGCATGCCGTACAAAAAGTTAAAGATGCTGGTAGTAACAAAGCTTGGATAACCGACAGAGGGACTATGTTTGGTTACCAAGATATGATTGTAGATTTTCGTGGCATCCCTACCATGCGTCAATATGCCCCAACGGTTTTAGATGTTACACATTCTTTACAACAACCTAACCAAAGTGCAGGTGTTACAGGTGGCAGACCCGATATGATTGAAACCATTGCCAGAGCTGGTATTGTAAATCATGTAGATGGTTTATTTATTGAAACGCATTTCGATCCAGCTAATGCAAAAAGCGATGGTGCTAATATGTTACACTTAGATAATTTAGAACAACTACTTTCTAATTTAGTCGCCATTAGAAAAACTATAAACTCACTTTAA